A region of Diospyros lotus cultivar Yz01 chromosome 3, ASM1463336v1, whole genome shotgun sequence DNA encodes the following proteins:
- the LOC127797080 gene encoding carbonic anhydrase 2-like — MATDSCEDAIAGLQYLLSEKGDLEDIAAEKIKQLTAELEAIAAKQFNAVERIKTGFAHFKKWKYEKNPGLYGELAESQSPKFLVFACSDSRVCPSHILNFQPGEAFMVRNIANMVPPYDLQTKYSGVGAAIEYAVLHLKVENILVIGHSRCGGIDRLMRNENCGSDFIDDWVKTCLPAKAKVRRECNSLDIDEQCANCEKEAVNVSLENLLTYPFVKEGVMKKTLSIKGGHYDFVKGSFELWSLDLHFGIHTYYGFIASV; from the exons ATGGCGACAGATTCTTGCGAGGACGCCATTGCTGGACTTCAGTACCTCCTTAG TGAGAAGGGAGACCTCGAAGACATCGCCGCCGAAAAGATCAAGCAATTAACGGCGGAGCTAGAGGCAATCGCTGCCAAGCAATTCAACGCGGTGGAGAGGATCAAAACCGGCTTCGCTCACTTCAAGAAATGGAAATACGA GAAAAATCCTGGGTTGTATGGTGAACTTGCTGAAAGCCAGAGCCCCAAG TTTTTGGTCTTTGCCTGCTCGGACTCCCGTGTCTGTCCTTCACACATCCTGAATTTCCAACCAGGGGAAGCCTTTATGGTCCGAAACATTGCCAACATGGTCCCTCCATATGACCTGCAG ACAAAATATTCTGGCGTGGGGGCGGCTATTGAATATGCAGTATTGCATCTGAAG GTGGAGAATATTCTGGTAATTGGGCACAGTCGTTGTGGAGGGATAGATCGCCTCATGCGTAATGAAAATTG TGGCAGTGATTTTATTGACGATTGGGTCAAAACCTGTTTACCCGCAAAAGCCAAGGTGAGAAGGGAGTGTAACAGCTTGGACATCGATGAACAGTGCGCCAATTGTGAGAAG GAAGCTGTGAATGTCTCGCTGGAAAATCTGTTGACATATCCATTTGTGAAGGAGGGCGTGATGAAAAAAACTCTATCCATAAAGGGAGGACACTATGACTTTGTTAAGGGCTCTTTTGAACTGTGGAGTCTTGATCTTCACTTCGGCATTCATACTTACTATGGTTTCATAGCCTCTGTTTGA
- the LOC127797082 gene encoding uncharacterized protein At4g28440-like — protein MAKEPAFTKVEQLRPLAEGLNLTVKVVSFKMIMPRGRADASQGRQMRLSECLVGDETGMIIFTARNDQVELMKEGTTVVLRNAKIDMFKGSMRLAVDRSGRIEVSEPADFSVKENSNLSLIEFERVDVVT, from the exons ATGGCTAAAGAACCTGCTTTCACAAAAGTTGAGCAGCTTCGGCCTCTAGCTGAAGGGCTTAACCTCACAGTTAAAGTAGTTAGTTTCAAGATGATAATGCCTCGGGGCCGCGCCGATGCAAGTCAAGGGCGCCAAATGCGTCTTTCTGAGTGCTTGGTAGGTGATGAGACGGGAATGATTATCTTCACTGCCCGAAATGATCAGG TGGAATTGATGAAAGAGGGCACCACTGTCGTATTGCGCAACGCGAAAATTGACATGTTCAAGGGTTCAATGAGGCTGGCAGTGGACAGGTCAGGTCGCATTGAGGTCTCAGAGCCTGCTGATTTCTCCGTGAAAGAGAACAGCAATTTGTCCCTCATCGAGTTTGAGCGTGTGGACGTCGTCACATAA